From a region of the Paenibacillus sp. FSL R10-2734 genome:
- the nadA gene encoding quinolinate synthase NadA: protein MEALALERKQEQNRELRIRLEQLKKERNAIILAHYYQRDEIQEVADFRGDSFLLAQKAAETDAEVIVFCGVHFMGESAKILAPNKTVLIPDERAGCPMADMVNVDGLRKLKAQHPNAKVVTYINSSAEIKAETDICCTSANAVKVIESLDAEEIIWVPDKNLGQYVQDQTGKKLIIWEGYCNTHDMLTVKDVVEMRAKYPEAEFVVHPECRPEVVAMGDYVGSTTSILEYCRKSDRKQFIVGTEDGTGYQLRKDSPDKEFHFATKFLVCPNMKVNNLKKLVKCLETMKPQIYVPPAVADKARTSLERMLQVR from the coding sequence GTGGAAGCTCTGGCACTTGAGCGCAAGCAGGAACAGAATCGAGAACTTCGTATACGTCTTGAACAGCTTAAGAAGGAAAGAAACGCAATCATTTTAGCTCATTATTATCAACGTGATGAAATTCAGGAGGTTGCCGATTTCCGGGGAGATTCTTTTTTACTCGCTCAGAAGGCTGCGGAGACAGATGCAGAGGTTATTGTATTCTGCGGTGTTCATTTCATGGGGGAAAGTGCTAAAATTCTTGCCCCAAACAAAACCGTCCTTATTCCTGATGAACGCGCAGGCTGCCCAATGGCTGATATGGTCAATGTAGACGGTTTGCGTAAGCTCAAAGCACAACATCCAAATGCTAAAGTGGTTACTTATATCAACTCGTCTGCAGAGATTAAAGCGGAAACTGATATTTGCTGTACTTCTGCCAATGCCGTGAAAGTAATTGAATCCCTTGATGCTGAAGAAATTATTTGGGTACCCGATAAGAATCTGGGCCAATACGTACAAGATCAGACCGGCAAAAAGCTGATCATTTGGGAAGGCTATTGCAATACTCACGACATGTTGACTGTTAAAGATGTAGTTGAAATGAGAGCGAAATACCCAGAAGCAGAATTTGTAGTTCATCCAGAGTGTCGTCCAGAAGTAGTGGCCATGGGTGATTATGTAGGTAGTACGACATCCATTCTTGAATATTGCCGAAAATCGGACCGCAAGCAGTTTATCGTTGGGACCGAGGACGGTACAGGATATCAGCTCCGCAAGGATAGTCCAGATAAAGAATTCCATTTTGCTACGAAATTTCTTGTTTGTCCTAATATGAAAGTTAACAATCTAAAAAAACTGGTGAAATGCCTGGAGACGATGAAGCCACAAATCTATGTACCGCCTGCTGTCGCCGACAAAGCCAGAACATCCCTAGAGCGCATGCTACAAGTCCGGTAG
- the tilS gene encoding tRNA lysidine(34) synthetase TilS, with the protein MEQMNGLVESVLESAAEHELWAPHDTIVVAVSGGPDSVALLHVLHEISLNVMPLTLICAHVNHGFRPESKEEAELVRGMAEELGLPFELAEFDIPSLIRESGLGPEGTAREKRYEFLIDTAHRYGARSVALAHHADDQAETVIMRLLRGSGLSGLSGIKWKRTEKKVELIRPFLRINKTALLGLCQNEGFTYAEDATNLLTKYKRNAIRLEVLPFLERYNGRVRQSLVQLAEIAGAEDEYMEASAVKCFEELVSEGEGKYTFNRASFAAIPSALQRRLIKLILNYLSADLSALDFSKIESVRRGTLQSYPTTWSLDLGGGLTCVRQYDIILFSSKPAQQQASYTYRLFLPDSELKLEEIGKVMSIAVLERENFFVQGEDYGKLSAWFDRDELVFPLTIRSRLPGDTIRIMGLNGSKKVKDIYIDDKIPASDRSKIPLVCDGLGNIVWIPGVRRSMHAAVGRHTTSVLLLSLAELDDREET; encoded by the coding sequence ATGGAGCAAATGAATGGACTGGTGGAGTCTGTATTGGAGTCAGCAGCCGAGCATGAGCTGTGGGCGCCCCATGACACCATTGTAGTCGCAGTTTCCGGCGGCCCGGATTCTGTGGCTCTTTTGCATGTTTTGCATGAAATATCTTTAAACGTTATGCCGCTTACCTTAATATGCGCTCATGTGAATCACGGATTTAGACCGGAGTCGAAGGAAGAGGCAGAGCTAGTACGTGGTATGGCTGAAGAACTGGGACTGCCTTTTGAGTTAGCCGAATTCGATATTCCTTCTTTGATTAGAGAGAGTGGACTCGGTCCTGAGGGGACAGCACGTGAGAAGCGCTACGAATTTCTGATTGATACCGCACACCGATATGGGGCGCGTTCCGTTGCTCTGGCTCACCATGCGGATGATCAGGCAGAAACGGTGATTATGCGTCTATTGCGGGGAAGCGGTTTATCGGGGTTGTCCGGTATCAAGTGGAAAAGAACAGAAAAAAAGGTGGAACTCATTCGTCCATTCCTACGTATTAACAAAACGGCTCTTCTTGGGTTATGTCAAAATGAAGGTTTCACCTATGCCGAGGACGCTACTAATCTGCTGACGAAATACAAGCGGAATGCTATTCGATTGGAAGTTCTTCCTTTTCTGGAAAGGTATAACGGCAGAGTGAGGCAGTCACTTGTGCAGCTTGCGGAAATTGCGGGAGCTGAGGATGAATATATGGAGGCATCTGCGGTAAAATGCTTTGAAGAGCTGGTTTCGGAAGGAGAAGGGAAATATACCTTTAACAGAGCTTCATTTGCGGCCATACCCTCCGCTTTACAACGGCGTTTGATTAAACTAATATTAAATTATCTGTCGGCGGATCTATCTGCCCTTGATTTCTCCAAGATTGAATCTGTACGTCGGGGGACGCTGCAAAGCTATCCCACCACCTGGAGTTTGGATTTAGGTGGAGGCCTGACTTGTGTGCGGCAATATGATATCATCTTGTTCTCGTCCAAGCCCGCGCAGCAACAGGCAAGCTATACATATCGTCTGTTTTTACCGGACTCTGAGCTTAAATTGGAGGAAATAGGTAAGGTGATGTCGATAGCGGTGCTGGAGAGAGAAAACTTTTTTGTACAGGGGGAGGATTATGGGAAGCTGTCGGCTTGGTTTGACCGTGATGAATTGGTCTTTCCACTGACGATTCGTTCCCGATTGCCTGGAGATACCATAAGGATCATGGGATTAAACGGAAGCAAAAAGGTAAAAGATATTTATATTGATGATAAAATACCTGCTTCTGATCGCTCAAAGATCCCCCTCGTTTGTGATGGTTTGGGCAATATCGTCTGGATTCCGGGCGTAAGACGCTCGATGCATGCCGCAGTAGGGCGGCACACGACCTCGGTACTTCTATTGTCTCTGGCAGAGCTGGATGACCGTGAAGAAACGTAA
- the hpt gene encoding hypoxanthine phosphoribosyltransferase, giving the protein MQNDIQEVLITEEELQQKIKELGQTLSEEYAGRTPLVICVLKGAFIFMADLVKAITVPVEMDFMAVSSYGASTKSSGVVKIIKDLDVSVEGRDILIVEDIIDSGLTLSYLIELLRNRNAATISVVTLFDKPSGRTVNLEASYTGFVLPDEFVVGYGLDYAERYRNLPYVGVLKPEIYSN; this is encoded by the coding sequence TTGCAAAATGATATTCAAGAAGTCTTGATCACCGAAGAGGAACTTCAGCAGAAAATTAAGGAGCTCGGCCAAACACTGAGCGAAGAATACGCAGGACGTACCCCTTTAGTCATTTGTGTACTAAAAGGCGCGTTTATATTTATGGCAGATTTGGTTAAAGCCATTACAGTACCTGTTGAGATGGATTTCATGGCAGTGTCCAGCTATGGAGCATCCACCAAGTCCTCTGGAGTAGTTAAGATTATTAAGGATTTGGATGTATCGGTAGAAGGCCGCGATATCTTGATCGTTGAAGATATTATTGACAGTGGCCTTACGCTCAGCTATTTGATTGAGCTGCTCCGCAACCGTAATGCTGCTACTATCTCTGTGGTTACCTTGTTTGATAAGCCATCAGGCCGTACGGTTAATCTTGAAGCCAGCTATACAGGCTTCGTGTTGCCAGACGAATTTGTAGTAGGCTACGGATTGGATTATGCTGAGCGGTATCGGAACCTCCCATATGTTGGAGTACTGAAGCCTGAGATTTATTCCAATTGA
- the nadB gene encoding L-aspartate oxidase, with translation MIPQYLVDFDLRDIPKEKTDCIVIGSGIAGLFTAIKASEDRRVIMITKKSVMESNTRYAQGGIAAVIAEDDSPAYHRQDTLMAGAGLCSSTAVDALVNEGPDRVHELIGLGTLFDKEDGVLALTQEGAHSHRRILHANGDATGYEIVRALAEQVAEHENIEVWDDHYVIDLITEGGECVGVLLQRPGGGRLFLQGDATILCSGGAGQLYRYTTNPEVATGDGVAIAYRAGAHIRDMEFIQFHPTALSYPGAPRFLISEAVRGEGAVLRNINGERFMDRYHELLELAPRDIVARAIVSEMELTKSTFVYLDITHESPEMVKHRFPTIHETCMGYGLDITSDWIPVAPAAHYMMGGIKTDLNGESTVPRLFACGEVSSTGVHGANRLASNSLSEAVVFGHRIIERIRTLSPLGRDVLSVSSNEGRVDSSTQAIVERRLKLQKVMVRYAGLRRNEETLSKGIEELKRQLPIFGSVLTKREEYEFANMLTCCLLVTESAIAREESRGAHYREDYPQRSDDQWRKHLLQIRELGIVEELSDDV, from the coding sequence ATGATTCCACAATATTTGGTTGATTTTGATCTTCGGGATATTCCTAAAGAAAAGACAGATTGTATCGTTATCGGTTCAGGGATTGCTGGATTATTCACGGCTATTAAAGCTAGTGAAGATCGGCGTGTCATAATGATCACAAAGAAATCAGTAATGGAGAGTAATACTCGCTATGCGCAAGGGGGGATCGCAGCTGTTATAGCGGAGGATGATTCCCCTGCATACCACCGGCAGGATACCCTAATGGCTGGAGCAGGTCTTTGCTCATCAACAGCTGTCGATGCACTTGTTAATGAAGGGCCAGATAGAGTTCATGAGTTAATTGGTTTAGGCACTCTTTTTGACAAGGAAGATGGGGTACTGGCTTTGACGCAGGAAGGAGCGCATAGCCACCGTCGTATTTTGCATGCTAATGGAGATGCTACAGGTTATGAGATTGTTCGTGCTTTGGCTGAACAGGTAGCTGAACATGAGAATATTGAGGTGTGGGATGATCATTATGTCATTGATCTCATCACTGAAGGTGGAGAATGTGTAGGCGTATTACTGCAGCGTCCCGGCGGTGGACGATTATTCCTGCAAGGGGATGCGACTATTTTATGCTCTGGTGGAGCAGGACAATTATATAGATACACTACAAATCCTGAAGTAGCTACTGGCGATGGTGTAGCCATAGCTTATCGAGCTGGTGCTCATATACGAGATATGGAATTTATTCAATTTCATCCTACAGCATTGAGTTACCCTGGAGCTCCTAGATTCTTAATCTCCGAAGCTGTTCGTGGAGAAGGGGCAGTATTGCGCAATATTAATGGAGAGCGGTTCATGGATCGTTATCATGAGCTACTTGAGCTGGCCCCACGAGATATTGTAGCTAGGGCTATTGTAAGTGAAATGGAACTTACTAAGTCAACATTTGTCTACTTGGATATTACGCATGAATCCCCAGAAATGGTGAAGCATCGTTTCCCTACAATCCATGAAACATGTATGGGCTATGGACTGGATATTACAAGTGATTGGATCCCAGTGGCGCCTGCTGCGCATTATATGATGGGGGGAATTAAGACCGATCTGAATGGGGAGAGTACGGTCCCTCGCTTATTTGCTTGCGGGGAGGTATCTTCCACAGGCGTACATGGGGCTAACCGATTAGCAAGCAATTCTTTATCAGAGGCGGTTGTTTTCGGGCATCGCATTATTGAGCGGATTCGCACATTATCCCCGCTTGGACGTGATGTTTTATCAGTTAGCAGCAACGAAGGACGTGTTGATTCGTCAACTCAAGCTATTGTGGAACGCCGTTTGAAGCTGCAAAAGGTAATGGTTCGGTATGCTGGATTACGTCGTAATGAAGAGACCTTATCTAAGGGAATAGAGGAATTAAAACGTCAGCTACCCATCTTTGGATCAGTATTGACTAAACGTGAGGAATACGAGTTCGCTAATATGCTGACCTGCTGCTTGCTCGTGACAGAGTCTGCTATAGCACGGGAAGAGAGTCGCGGGGCGCATTACCGTGAGGATTATCCGCAGCGAAGCGATGATCAGTGGCGTAAGCACCTGCTTCAAATTCGGGAACTGGGAATAGTGGAGGAATTAAGCGATGATGTTTAA
- the ftsH gene encoding ATP-dependent zinc metalloprotease FtsH produces the protein MNRFIRNSGFYLILFLVVVGIVQFVSNGNEAADFPRYDELRQEIKSNNVKDLTVQFEGNAFLVTGEYRELPADTKSKSFSTYIPPTDQAINELIAASDANGIELTQKKMEGTSIWITFLSSIIPLVIMFILFFFLFNQAQGGGGKVMNFGKSKARLYNEEKKKISFEDVAGADEEKQELVEVVEFLKDPRKFAAVGARIPKGVLLVGPPGTGKTLLARAVAGEAGVPFFSISGSDFVEMFVGVGASRVRDLFENAKKNAPCIIFIDEIDAVGRQRGAGLGGGHDEREQTLNQLLVEMDGFGGNEGIIIVAATNRADILDPALLRPGRFDRQITVDRPDVKGREAVLKVHARNKPLTKDVRLDVVAKRTTGFTGADLENLLNEAALLAARRNRKDISMVEVDEAIDRVIVGTEKRSRVISDREKRIVAYHEAGHTIAGYFLEHADMVHKVTIIPRGRAGGYVIMLPKEDRMIVTKQELLDKVTGLLGGRVAEELFIGEIGTGAYSDFQQATRIVRAMIMEYGMSDKLGPMQFGSSQGQVFLGRDIGHEQNYSDSIAYEIDQEMQNFITSSYERCKELLLKYSKEMHLIANTLLEKETLELDQIKELIEQGFLSEDGKPEGGEGVALEVGEPVIDNIGDVRVRIQGKSEDIESLPPNLSKEIPNKPESEGNEGSDDDNKGGGTSLT, from the coding sequence ATGAATCGGTTCATCCGGAATTCTGGTTTTTATTTGATTTTATTTTTAGTCGTGGTGGGTATTGTCCAGTTTGTGAGCAATGGAAATGAAGCCGCCGATTTCCCTAGATACGACGAGTTACGGCAGGAGATCAAGAGCAACAATGTGAAGGATTTGACGGTTCAGTTTGAGGGTAATGCCTTTTTGGTCACAGGCGAATATAGAGAGTTGCCTGCCGATACTAAATCGAAGAGCTTCTCCACATATATTCCTCCTACAGATCAAGCTATTAATGAACTGATTGCAGCCAGTGATGCAAATGGGATAGAGTTAACTCAGAAGAAGATGGAAGGTACTAGCATTTGGATAACATTCCTTTCTTCCATTATCCCACTGGTAATTATGTTCATCTTGTTCTTCTTCCTGTTTAACCAGGCGCAAGGTGGCGGCGGTAAAGTCATGAACTTCGGCAAGAGCAAGGCTCGGTTATATAATGAAGAGAAGAAGAAAATCAGCTTTGAGGATGTTGCAGGGGCGGATGAAGAGAAGCAAGAGCTTGTCGAAGTCGTTGAGTTCCTGAAAGATCCGCGCAAATTTGCGGCTGTCGGTGCACGTATCCCTAAAGGCGTACTGCTTGTAGGTCCTCCGGGAACAGGTAAAACATTGCTAGCTCGTGCAGTAGCAGGTGAAGCGGGCGTTCCTTTCTTCAGTATTTCCGGTTCTGATTTTGTGGAAATGTTCGTGGGTGTCGGTGCTTCTCGGGTACGTGATTTGTTCGAGAATGCTAAGAAGAATGCTCCATGTATTATCTTCATTGATGAAATTGATGCTGTGGGTCGTCAACGTGGCGCCGGTCTTGGTGGCGGACATGACGAGCGTGAACAGACGCTTAACCAATTGCTGGTTGAGATGGATGGATTCGGTGGTAACGAAGGCATTATTATTGTTGCGGCAACTAACCGCGCTGATATTCTTGATCCTGCATTACTCCGTCCAGGACGTTTTGACCGTCAAATTACGGTTGACCGCCCTGATGTGAAAGGCCGTGAAGCTGTACTTAAGGTTCACGCTCGTAACAAGCCGCTTACGAAAGATGTAAGACTGGATGTTGTTGCAAAACGCACAACTGGATTCACAGGTGCTGATCTAGAGAACCTGCTAAATGAAGCAGCGTTGCTAGCTGCACGTCGTAACCGTAAGGATATTTCCATGGTTGAAGTGGATGAAGCTATCGACCGTGTTATTGTAGGTACTGAGAAACGTAGTCGAGTGATCAGTGACCGCGAGAAACGCATTGTAGCTTATCATGAAGCAGGTCATACTATAGCTGGTTACTTCCTAGAGCATGCCGACATGGTTCATAAAGTTACTATTATTCCACGCGGACGTGCAGGCGGATATGTTATTATGCTTCCGAAGGAAGACCGCATGATCGTTACCAAGCAGGAGCTATTGGATAAAGTAACTGGATTACTTGGTGGACGTGTCGCCGAGGAATTGTTTATTGGCGAGATCGGTACGGGCGCATACAGTGACTTCCAACAGGCTACGCGCATCGTGCGTGCCATGATTATGGAGTACGGAATGAGCGATAAGCTTGGACCTATGCAGTTCGGCTCTTCTCAAGGTCAAGTATTCCTGGGTCGCGATATTGGGCATGAGCAGAATTACAGTGATTCCATTGCTTATGAGATTGATCAAGAAATGCAGAACTTTATTACTTCGAGCTACGAACGTTGTAAAGAGCTGTTGCTCAAATACTCTAAAGAAATGCACTTGATTGCCAATACGTTACTTGAGAAGGAAACACTTGAACTTGATCAGATCAAAGAACTGATTGAACAAGGATTCCTTTCCGAGGATGGTAAACCTGAGGGCGGCGAAGGCGTTGCACTTGAAGTTGGTGAACCAGTCATTGATAATATCGGTGATGTGCGTGTTCGCATTCAAGGCAAGTCCGAAGACATTGAGTCCCTGCCTCCGAACTTATCTAAGGAAATCCCGAACAAACCTGAATCTGAGGGTAATGAAGGATCTGATGATGACAATAAAGGCGGCGGAACTAGCCTTACGTAA
- the nadC gene encoding carboxylating nicotinate-nucleotide diphosphorylase: protein MMFNGYNEELVQSIKAWLREDVGSGDITTQMTIPVGHESKGIIHAKEDGIICGIPIAELVFEIVDPTLSFTALVEEGQAVTKGTVIIEVEGSTHAILTGERLALNLMQRLSGVASRTASFVQVLDGLPTRLVDTRKTTPGHRMLEKYAVRIGGGFNHRFGLYDAVMIKDNHIKGAGGIRQAVGRARKNIPHTMSIEVETENLEQVEEALAAGADIIMLDNMSNEMMKQAVARIKAKAPHVKTEASGNVSLETVRGIAETGVDVISVGRLTYSFSSLDISLDLNAKKEGSSS from the coding sequence ATGATGTTTAATGGTTACAATGAAGAGCTAGTGCAATCCATCAAGGCTTGGCTGCGGGAAGATGTTGGTTCCGGGGATATAACAACACAAATGACGATTCCAGTCGGCCATGAGTCCAAGGGGATTATTCATGCTAAGGAAGACGGCATCATTTGTGGCATCCCAATCGCAGAGCTGGTTTTTGAAATTGTTGATCCTACGCTTAGCTTTACAGCCCTTGTAGAAGAAGGTCAGGCAGTGACAAAAGGGACTGTAATTATTGAGGTGGAAGGCAGCACACACGCAATTTTAACAGGTGAACGGTTGGCACTCAACTTGATGCAGCGCCTTTCTGGTGTAGCATCACGTACGGCATCTTTCGTGCAGGTGCTTGATGGATTACCGACTCGGCTAGTGGATACACGTAAGACAACACCAGGACATCGTATGCTGGAGAAATATGCGGTTCGTATTGGTGGGGGCTTTAATCACCGCTTTGGTCTATATGATGCGGTTATGATCAAGGACAATCATATTAAAGGTGCAGGTGGTATTCGGCAGGCTGTAGGTCGTGCTCGGAAGAACATTCCACATACGATGAGCATTGAAGTAGAGACTGAGAATTTAGAGCAAGTGGAAGAGGCGCTGGCAGCAGGTGCTGATATTATTATGCTTGATAATATGTCTAACGAGATGATGAAGCAAGCCGTGGCTAGGATTAAGGCTAAAGCTCCACATGTCAAGACAGAGGCCTCCGGCAATGTTTCGTTAGAAACGGTTCGCGGGATTGCAGAAACGGGTGTGGATGTGATTTCTGTAGGACGTCTTACGTACTCCTTCTCCAGTCTGGATATTAGTCTAGACCTTAATGCCAAGAAGGAAGGATCCTCGTCATGA
- a CDS encoding VWA domain-containing protein has translation MKQILLITDGCSNVGESPVMAAAHALQEGITVNVVGVVDYGTIGELGSREIADIAKAGGGLSRIVGTPQLAQTIQMMTRKTVVQTIQQAVNKEVKKILGEGSLDQLPPVQRSQVVTVVDELTETSPLRIALLIDASASMKPKLGAVEDAIRDLALSLEAREGKSEIAVFHFPGNNSSEDARLDLDWTKDMSGIRTLFSKLNMRGATPTGPAIFKVLEHYRYDTLDEHRGRRVDDHDEREGMIGGYVV, from the coding sequence ATGAAGCAGATATTGCTCATTACTGACGGTTGTTCAAACGTAGGGGAAAGTCCGGTGATGGCAGCGGCGCATGCCCTGCAGGAGGGAATTACCGTAAACGTAGTTGGTGTAGTCGATTATGGAACGATTGGGGAGCTTGGGAGTCGGGAAATAGCTGACATCGCTAAGGCCGGTGGGGGTCTTAGCCGTATAGTTGGGACACCGCAGCTGGCGCAGACGATCCAGATGATGACACGCAAGACTGTGGTTCAGACGATCCAGCAGGCGGTTAATAAAGAGGTAAAAAAGATACTAGGCGAAGGTTCGCTGGATCAGCTACCTCCTGTTCAACGATCACAAGTCGTTACAGTTGTGGATGAACTAACAGAAACATCGCCGCTACGCATTGCGCTCCTTATCGATGCAAGTGCTAGTATGAAGCCTAAACTGGGTGCTGTGGAAGATGCGATTCGTGATTTGGCGCTCAGTCTGGAAGCCAGAGAAGGCAAGAGTGAGATTGCTGTGTTTCATTTTCCCGGAAATAACAGCAGCGAAGATGCTAGGCTTGATTTAGATTGGACCAAAGATATGTCAGGTATTCGTACGCTATTCTCCAAATTAAACATGAGAGGCGCAACACCGACGGGTCCAGCTATTTTCAAGGTGCTTGAACATTATCGTTATGATACACTGGATGAACATCGTGGACGCCGAGTGGATGACCACGACGAAAGAGAAGGGATGATTGGTGGGTATGTCGTCTAA
- a CDS encoding serine/threonine protein kinase, protein MGMSSNPSYPTGTLITGKWRGNRYVVERMLGRGANGTVYLVQREGRREWYALKIGYDTLDLQSEINVLTSLQSRRKRNEHRARRESPLSSYFLEADDFANGNNVPFYVMRYVEGKPLHHFLSKNGPDWLGLVGLGLLDKLRTLHECGFVFGDLKPENVMVSNYGKVELIDFGGASPKGRSVKQFTEWHDRGFWNAGSRTSDESYDLFAFAVLCLRLLNEEGLKKAALQLPQTRSVDELFKLARNLPDKKLSSWICLALKGGFSGSADAAEVWRNHIYNSRRKRPDSMDTPRWLKNAFALSLFVLAFTIYWVFRF, encoded by the coding sequence GTGGGTATGTCGTCTAATCCGTCCTATCCTACCGGCACCTTAATTACCGGCAAATGGCGTGGAAACCGTTATGTCGTGGAGCGGATGCTGGGAAGGGGCGCGAACGGAACCGTATATCTCGTGCAAAGAGAAGGCAGACGGGAATGGTACGCGCTAAAAATCGGATACGATACACTTGATCTCCAATCGGAGATCAATGTACTGACGTCGCTGCAATCGCGTCGTAAGCGCAATGAACATCGTGCTAGGCGCGAGTCACCATTATCTTCTTATTTTCTGGAAGCGGATGATTTTGCGAATGGTAACAACGTACCCTTTTATGTCATGCGGTATGTTGAAGGCAAGCCCTTGCATCATTTTCTATCAAAGAACGGACCGGATTGGCTAGGCCTGGTAGGTCTTGGTCTTCTCGATAAGCTACGCACATTGCATGAATGTGGATTTGTGTTTGGAGACTTAAAGCCGGAGAATGTGATGGTGTCCAATTACGGTAAAGTGGAGCTGATCGATTTTGGAGGTGCAAGCCCTAAAGGTCGCAGTGTGAAGCAATTTACCGAATGGCATGACCGTGGCTTTTGGAATGCAGGCAGCCGCACGAGTGATGAGAGTTATGATCTATTCGCTTTTGCTGTACTGTGCCTACGTCTTCTCAATGAAGAGGGGCTCAAGAAAGCTGCTCTACAGTTGCCGCAGACAAGAAGTGTAGATGAGCTGTTTAAGCTGGCTAGAAATCTACCCGATAAGAAATTATCCTCTTGGATTTGTTTGGCGTTAAAAGGCGGATTTTCCGGTTCAGCGGATGCTGCTGAAGTCTGGCGAAACCATATTTACAATTCGCGTAGAAAGCGGCCTGACAGTATGGACACACCTCGCTGGCTCAAAAATGCTTTTGCATTATCCTTGTTTGTGCTTGCCTTTACGATTTATTGGGTATTCCGTTTTTGA